TCCCTTCCTGCAGTCATCGTTACATTATCTAGTGCAAGACTTACCAAGCGAGGCTAGTTAGAAGAAAAATGAGTGTCctacagtttcatagaaaagagcTCATAAGAAATAACCTTCTCTAGACAGATCTGTCACACTGAAACATTCCTACAGAATAAATTGTAAGAATAGATATTTTTCGTCATATCCAATTTCTACAGGAAAAGATCCACATACCATATTGGCCATGGTCATGCTGCAACTGACAGCCATTGGCTAGAGAGAGAGTTACAGTCTTGTCTCCAATGTTCTTATGTTAGTGGTTTATGAAGTGCTTCCAAGATCACTCATAAACAAATATGTGAACCGAAGGGAAATGCACAGAGTGCGAAACGCACAGTCCAACAGCTGGGCTGggtcacttgctgcaaaaggaaaGCCAGGAACCTCACTATTCAGCCTGGATGGGGGTTTGACCTGTTGGTGCCTTTGCTCCTGGACTGCAGGCAACTCAGTGAATGATGGAGAAGGCGGAGAAGGCTACTGGACACAAGTTGGCAGGGAGGCACTCTTTAGAGAAGCGGCTGCAGATGCCTTTTGaatttttcctcctttccttcagaCTTCTCATTCTCCTTTCTAatacacagaaattaaaacccaaGTCTCCATGCACTGTGTTTTATATGTTAAAACTAATGAAGAATTCTAGAACAGCTTCACTTCCCGGATTATACCTGGCTCCGTCTATAATGTTTTAGGAGGTCTCAGAATGGACTAGATGCAAAAGGATGACAGTTTTAATACCTGCAACTTGAAAGTGACACCTACTGGAAATCACAAACTATTAAGCGTACCCAACCAGAGACCTGTCCCCCTACTCTTGATATATGCAGttcaaaaagaaacaaacaagaagTTGTTTGGAAGCACCGGAAGTTGGCAGGCCTGGATTCTAAAATCCATTTCTTAGGCCAGGAGCAAAATCTTCTATGAAATATCAAAGAGGTGCAGACCCACAAGGAAGAAAGGAGGGGTAGTATTAAAGAGAGTGGAAGCTTTCTTTCCAGTTGTCTTGAGGGGAAAGCCCTCGGGTTTGGGCGCTTTTGAGGGCTGATTTAGACAGCAGGCAATCAAAGGGTGGGGGAGGCGACGGATTCCAGCGTTCGCACTGTTCCCCTTCATGAAAATGGCCTTCCATATACACAGTGCCTTTTCCTGGAGCCAGCCAGGTTTGATCTGATGAAAGCAAAGTTCAGAaccatacacacgcacacattcACACCCCTGAGGCAGAAGACGGGGCAGGGAAGGACCTGGCCTTGGTGAAGTGCCCAAGGTCTCTTGCTCATGCCAATGGCAGTTGGAGGtgggaagatggggggggggcattctgtaTCTTCAGGAGAGAGAAGTAAAAGAATGAGAGCGTGTGTGGTGGGGAGTTAGAAGCCTAGGAGTTAAGAGTCGCTCAGAGCTCCTTGAACTGGTAAAGGTGTTGGATAGTGCTGGAGGACGGAGGCTCCTGGTAATGCTGTTGCAGTGGGAGCAGCATTTGCAAAGGGATAGCCATCCTCCATCTTCACAGCGGCATATTCCACACTGGCAGCGAAGCCGTGATAAAAGTTCATCTTTTGCTGGCTGATGTAGCTGATGGCCTGTTGGCTGTAGCAAGGCCCGGAAGTTTTCCCAAGGAAGCTCCCATCCTCACCACTCACAATTGGATAGAAAGTCTGGGGGCTACCGTAGATCTGGTGGTCGCTGCCATAGTTCTGGTCGCTAGGATAATTCTCATGCACACCGGCCAATGAATGGATGTTTCTAGCATCGCCAATGCTGTAACCTTGGTGATAACTGGGATTTATATCCAGGTAAGCATTCTGTCAGAAAAAGGTAGTAATGTTTCAACAGAGAAAATGGTAGTAATACATGGCATTCAAAGGACATCTTGTGTCTTCTGTAAATTAGGCTGGTATTATTGTCCCCATATTGCAGCCAAAGGCTGGAAGAACAGTAGGTCTTAAGGAACTCTTGCTATAAATGTTGCTCCTCATTTTCTGAaatctttcccccttcccaaatCCATATGGCAGACTGGTTTCAGTAATGAGTAAGGTGGACACAATACATCAATAAACAGTTACTGCATGTGCTTCGCCCCACTGAACAATGGCCTCACACACTTTGGCCCCACTACAAAGACCTCACCCTCAAGCATCTTCTTGAAGGGTCAGAAAACATGAGGACTTTTGCGCCATCACAGAAACGCAGCCGTTACCTGAGGTGGGCACAGTCCTTTTCTCATCCACAGACTTTCCTTCTGGGTTCGCTTGAACTTCATCCGTTGATTCTGAAACCACGTTTTTATCTGGAACACAGCACAGATAAGACACTTCTTAATTAGTTTCTAGTCAATCCATGCAAaggtacatttatatccctcatAGAAATGCATTTTTCTTACTTCTTAGAAGTGTCAGCTAAATAGGCAAAAAGCTAttatacaatattttatttatttatttatttattacatttttataccgcccaatagccaaagctctctgggcggttcacaaaaattaatatactTAATTTCACAATATACTTAAAACAGGTTTGcagttctttctttctggagTTTGGAGAACTGAAGTttagggtggatgggtgggtaggGCCTCTTATTCTCTCTAATGATATatgcagccaaaacagcaccatccacacagAAGAAGGCATCAGCTAGCTTGCAGGAACCCAAAGGTTTGCAGAAGGATAAAAAGAACATCACGTCTATGACCTCAGGAATTCTTACAACAACTTTGTAAATTAGGCTGGGCATTGTTGTCCCTCATATTGCAGCCAATATCCTTCCATATTGTAGAAGGAtaaaaagggttggatccaaacgtgagtcatacttaaagtagagccactgaaatgaatgggacttatttcaatgggtctattttgATGTTAGGAAAAACCCTAAGGTGGGGGGGGACCCCAAAAGTGTTCAGTGAGGCCTGAGAGTGTTCAATAGTCATAGAAAGTAGACTGGCTATTGTGTGgaatgaaatggaatggagtacagTGGAGGAAAGGCATAGCAGACTAGAACACTGAACTGGAGCCCACATGAAAGTCTCAGGACCATCACCAAACTACAAGTCCCAGGATACTTTGGGGGAAGACATGACAGTTGAAGTAGCATAAAAGAGAAACAAGTTTGCAGTTTAGATATGTCCAAAGAGAAAGGCAAAAGCAATAAGAGATATGGCAAAAAGTATGCTTCTGGTGTGGCGCAATGAGGTTAAAGGTTAGGGTCCCAAGACTGAGGGCAAGAGCCATCAGAGAAACCAGAGTTCCGACTCTGGACAATTAATGCCacggttcagccttccccaacctggtcccctccagaagGGTGggaagttctagtccaacacatctggagtgctccatgttgaggaaggctgctgtagttgTAAGAAGGGCAGATCTTCAGGAAGCCTCAGGCCAAAGGTGTGCAGCAGAATCAATCCTGGCAGTGCCAGATGCTGCTTCAGCCACCCAGCCAAAGGCTTACTTGCTTGTAGGTCAGCTCCAAGGCAGAGGCCAGTTCCCGGATCTGTTGCGGACTGAGGTATTTCTGGCTCTGGAATCTGTGGTGCAGGATCTGGAGCTGCTCTTGAGAGAAAGCGGTGCGGGTTTTGACCTTCCTGCCTCCTGCACTTTC
This window of the Elgaria multicarinata webbii isolate HBS135686 ecotype San Diego chromosome 3, rElgMul1.1.pri, whole genome shotgun sequence genome carries:
- the LOC134397015 gene encoding homeobox protein NANOG-like; this encodes MARQGWSAARPPIKDAPRATRPFAPSAAAAAAPPAAPPMSTPLAANACGRVCPAAAGMGFDYYWSSLEEMEPGRCSEGLLGPEAGSGPGEKAPHPHSDLSPRSSSSGVFTIYTPDSATSPNRQPPSPQPSSPQLLKEESAGGRKVKTRTAFSQEQLQILHHRFQSQKYLSPQQIRELASALELTYKQIKTWFQNQRMKFKRTQKESLWMRKGLCPPQNAYLDINPSYHQGYSIGDARNIHSLAGVHENYPSDQNYGSDHQIYGSPQTFYPIVSGEDGSFLGKTSGPCYSQQAISYISQQKMNFYHGFAASVEYAAVKMEDGYPFANAAPTATALPGASVLQHYPTPLPVQGALSDS